Proteins encoded within one genomic window of Brachybacterium muris:
- a CDS encoding pyroglutamyl-peptidase I, with protein MTIDVLLSGFAPFGGAPLNESWQAVQLAARELRGQGVATQILELPVEFGTAGQQLAAAVREHRPRLVVATGLAAGRTGVTPERVAINVRDARIPDNAGESPVDQPVVDAGPVGYFSTLPVKAMVAALGEEPPVPGSVSQTAGTYVCNDVFYLLQHLLATEQGLAGIRGGFVHVPAAEELPVEESARALARMVLTALSTQQDAPVAGGAEH; from the coding sequence ATGACGATCGACGTGCTGCTCTCGGGTTTCGCTCCCTTCGGCGGGGCCCCGCTCAACGAGTCCTGGCAGGCCGTCCAGCTCGCGGCCCGGGAACTGCGTGGGCAGGGCGTGGCAACCCAGATCCTGGAGCTGCCCGTCGAGTTCGGCACCGCGGGCCAGCAGCTGGCTGCGGCCGTACGCGAGCACCGCCCGCGCCTGGTCGTGGCCACGGGTCTCGCCGCCGGCCGTACGGGGGTCACTCCGGAGCGGGTGGCAATCAATGTGCGCGATGCCCGAATCCCTGACAACGCAGGCGAGAGCCCGGTCGACCAGCCCGTGGTCGATGCCGGGCCCGTCGGCTACTTCTCGACGCTGCCGGTGAAGGCGATGGTCGCCGCCCTCGGCGAGGAGCCACCGGTCCCGGGGTCGGTGTCGCAGACAGCCGGCACCTATGTGTGCAACGACGTGTTCTACCTGCTGCAGCACCTGCTGGCGACCGAACAGGGCCTGGCGGGGATCCGTGGCGGCTTCGTGCACGTCCCCGCCGCGGAGGAGCTGCCGGTGGAGGAATCGGCCCGGGCACTGGCGCGGATGGTGCTCACGGCCCTGTCCACACAGCAGGACGCCCCGGTGGCCGGCGGCGCGGAGCACTGA
- a CDS encoding HIT domain-containing protein, which yields MSLPTGSTGYYDGQDFYCDVAIPRRQPIEVVHEDEEVLAFRHTRPFWPVHIVVVPKRHVESLLTLEDQALAARLLAVVQQVAADVVAREGKAGVLTNLGEYQDSKHLHIHVHAGSPLDRSS from the coding sequence ATGAGTCTTCCCACGGGATCCACGGGCTACTACGACGGCCAGGACTTCTACTGCGACGTCGCGATCCCCAGGCGGCAGCCCATCGAGGTGGTCCACGAGGACGAGGAGGTGCTGGCCTTCCGCCACACCCGCCCCTTCTGGCCGGTGCACATCGTCGTGGTCCCCAAGCGCCACGTGGAGTCCCTGCTCACCCTGGAGGACCAGGCGCTCGCCGCGAGACTGCTCGCGGTGGTCCAGCAGGTGGCGGCCGACGTGGTGGCACGTGAGGGCAAGGCGGGGGTCCTGACGAACCTGGGCGAGTACCAGGACTCCAAGCACCTCCATATCCATGTGCACGCGGGCTCGCCCCTGGACCGCAGCTCCTGA
- a CDS encoding UDP-glucose dehydrogenase family protein, with protein sequence MTILTSQNLGRTLGAETARSAHGTTPVRTTVSVIGVGYLGAVHAASMAELGHEVIGLDVDVDRVGALNDGRAPFHEPGFEEILRRGRDRDLLRFTTDYAELAQVDVHFLGLGTPQRADGNGADLTYLQAAVDALCEVLPARDGAPTLVVGKSTVPAGTARMLADQLEQIDGVRLVWNPEFLREGFAVKDTLAPDRLVYGVRDPEDVEETEQVVGMLDAVYAQILERGTTRLVMGYEAAELVKVSANAFLATKISFINAISEMCEATGADVTDVARAIGMDDRIGAKFLRAGVGFGGGCLPKDIRAFMASAEDLGIGESLAFLREVDAINERRRARVVDLAAEMLGGLEGRRVTVLGAAFKPDSDDVRDSPALDVACRLRTAGAAVTVTDPEALGGVEKRVPGMPTEADLDEALRGAELVLLLTEWGQYKELDPARVRELVADARIIDGRNVLEPRQWREAGWEVRSLGRP encoded by the coding sequence ATGACCATCCTGACCAGTCAGAATCTCGGCCGCACCCTCGGTGCGGAGACCGCCCGGAGCGCCCACGGCACCACGCCCGTGCGCACCACCGTCTCCGTGATCGGTGTGGGCTACCTCGGCGCCGTGCACGCCGCCAGCATGGCGGAGCTGGGCCACGAGGTGATCGGCCTGGACGTCGACGTCGACCGCGTCGGGGCCCTGAACGACGGCCGTGCCCCCTTCCACGAGCCCGGCTTCGAGGAGATCCTGCGCCGCGGCCGCGACAGGGACCTGCTGCGCTTCACCACCGACTACGCCGAGCTCGCCCAGGTCGACGTGCACTTCCTGGGCCTGGGGACCCCGCAGCGGGCCGACGGCAACGGCGCCGATCTCACCTACCTGCAGGCCGCCGTCGACGCCCTGTGCGAGGTGCTGCCCGCCCGCGACGGCGCCCCCACCCTGGTGGTCGGCAAGTCCACCGTCCCGGCCGGCACCGCCCGCATGCTCGCCGATCAGCTCGAGCAGATCGACGGGGTGCGCCTGGTGTGGAACCCCGAGTTCCTGCGCGAGGGCTTCGCTGTCAAGGACACCCTGGCCCCGGACCGCCTGGTGTACGGGGTGCGCGACCCCGAGGACGTCGAGGAGACCGAGCAGGTCGTGGGGATGCTGGATGCCGTGTACGCGCAGATCCTCGAGCGCGGCACCACCCGCCTGGTGATGGGCTACGAGGCCGCCGAGCTGGTCAAGGTCTCCGCCAACGCGTTCCTGGCCACCAAGATCTCCTTCATCAACGCCATCAGCGAGATGTGCGAGGCCACCGGGGCCGACGTCACCGACGTGGCCCGCGCCATCGGCATGGACGACCGCATCGGAGCGAAGTTCCTGCGGGCCGGTGTGGGCTTCGGCGGTGGCTGCCTGCCCAAGGACATCCGCGCCTTCATGGCCAGTGCCGAGGACCTCGGCATCGGCGAGTCCCTCGCCTTCCTGCGCGAGGTCGATGCGATCAACGAGCGCCGACGGGCCCGGGTGGTGGACCTTGCCGCCGAGATGCTGGGCGGCCTCGAGGGCCGGCGCGTCACCGTGCTGGGTGCCGCCTTCAAGCCCGACAGCGACGACGTGCGCGACTCCCCGGCCCTGGACGTGGCCTGCCGTCTGCGCACCGCGGGGGCGGCCGTGACCGTCACCGACCCCGAAGCCCTGGGCGGTGTCGAGAAGCGCGTGCCCGGCATGCCCACCGAGGCCGATCTCGATGAGGCGCTGCGCGGAGCCGAGCTGGTGCTGCTGCTGACCGAATGGGGCCAGTACAAGGAACTGGACCCCGCCCGGGTGCGGGAGCTGGTGGCCGATGCGCGGATCATCGATGGCCGCAACGTGCTGGAGCCGCGGCAGTGGCGCGAGGCCGGCTGGGAGGTCAGGTCGCTGGGGCGTCCGTGA
- a CDS encoding rhomboid family intramembrane serine protease translates to MNRPTYGYSAQDAPEPQGQPVCPRHPDTISYVRCKRCDRPACPQCQRPTQVGVLCVDCEKDIARQQASTRPRNAMGASMGGRTPYVTYTLMALCVAAFLGQMLVPGIVEQLGLFAPFRAIAMPWTFLTAGFLHGGLLHLALNMWALWIVGQYVEQTMGHARYAGLYLASVLGGHTAVYLLANPLSLEWTTATLGASGGVFGLFGAMFIVNRRMGGQSAQILVLIGLNLVITFTVPNISWQGHLGGLVVGTALAAAMFAMRPKVKAGDDRQAAARRSALIHSLLIAGAVLICIGAVMIKYMTLPSLFF, encoded by the coding sequence ATGAATCGCCCCACCTACGGCTACAGCGCCCAGGACGCCCCGGAGCCGCAGGGCCAGCCCGTCTGCCCCCGCCATCCGGACACCATCAGCTACGTGCGCTGCAAGCGGTGCGACCGACCCGCCTGCCCCCAGTGCCAGCGGCCCACCCAGGTGGGCGTGCTGTGCGTGGACTGCGAGAAGGACATCGCCCGCCAGCAGGCCAGCACCCGGCCCCGCAACGCGATGGGTGCCTCCATGGGTGGGCGCACCCCCTACGTGACGTACACGCTGATGGCCCTGTGTGTGGCGGCGTTCCTGGGGCAGATGCTGGTGCCGGGGATCGTCGAGCAGCTGGGTCTGTTCGCCCCGTTCCGCGCGATCGCGATGCCGTGGACGTTCCTCACCGCCGGGTTCCTGCACGGTGGGCTGCTGCACCTGGCACTGAACATGTGGGCGCTGTGGATCGTGGGCCAGTACGTCGAGCAGACCATGGGTCATGCCCGCTACGCCGGGCTGTACCTGGCCTCCGTGCTGGGTGGCCACACCGCCGTGTACCTGCTGGCGAACCCCCTGTCCCTGGAGTGGACCACCGCCACCCTCGGCGCGAGCGGCGGCGTGTTCGGCCTGTTCGGCGCCATGTTCATCGTGAACCGGCGGATGGGCGGCCAGAGCGCCCAGATCCTGGTGCTGATCGGCCTGAACCTGGTGATCACCTTCACCGTCCCCAACATCTCCTGGCAGGGGCACCTGGGCGGCCTGGTGGTGGGAACGGCGCTGGCCGCAGCCATGTTCGCGATGCGTCCGAAGGTTAAGGCCGGGGATGACCGGCAGGCTGCGGCCAGGCGCTCCGCACTGATCCACTCGCTCCTGATCGCAGGCGCGGTGCTGATCTGCATCGGCGCGGTGATGATCAAGTACATGACGCTGCCGTCGCTGTTCTTCTGA
- a CDS encoding winged helix DNA-binding domain-containing protein — protein MTQRHLAGARILAQGLVGPVQFATPLEAARAFGAHQGQDLPGVLASLALRTGGDLTRVFAALDSGLIVRGYPMRGTVFVVAADTLAWLTELCADGPVRSAIGRRAGLGLEEEHFTTARRVLEDLAGEHSEAGYGEGVLRSELMAAWQDAGLATDGGRGYHVLTHLISTGVAAYGPWRDEGETAVVLAEQWLPHGSDLEGTFGGDRTAAIAELALRYFTTHGPASVRDLAWWSKLPMGRIREALPQVEDQLESGWADAAGALHADAAAARGGDGEQLWFRPGLADEYAERQKETMAELLLPGFDELVLGYRDRLFLMDPERHQALVPGNNGVFKRAAIRRGEVVGTWGRSGGAGKRKLALQELADVSDAQRRRFEKLFRAFPYTVV, from the coding sequence ATGACCCAGCGCCACCTCGCCGGAGCCCGCATCCTCGCCCAGGGCCTCGTCGGTCCCGTGCAGTTCGCGACGCCGCTGGAGGCGGCGCGGGCCTTCGGCGCCCACCAGGGGCAGGACCTCCCTGGTGTCCTCGCCTCTCTGGCCCTGCGCACCGGTGGCGACCTCACCCGGGTGTTCGCCGCCCTGGACAGCGGGCTGATCGTGCGCGGCTACCCGATGCGCGGCACCGTGTTCGTGGTGGCGGCCGACACCCTTGCCTGGCTCACCGAGCTGTGCGCCGACGGCCCGGTGCGCTCGGCCATCGGGCGCCGCGCTGGCCTGGGCCTGGAGGAGGAGCACTTCACCACCGCCCGTCGGGTGCTCGAGGACCTTGCGGGCGAGCACTCCGAGGCCGGCTATGGGGAGGGCGTGCTGCGCTCCGAGCTGATGGCCGCCTGGCAGGACGCGGGCCTCGCCACCGACGGCGGACGCGGCTACCACGTGCTCACCCACCTGATCTCCACCGGTGTCGCGGCGTACGGGCCCTGGCGCGACGAGGGCGAGACGGCGGTGGTGCTGGCCGAGCAGTGGCTGCCCCACGGCTCCGACCTCGAGGGCACCTTCGGCGGTGACCGCACCGCGGCGATCGCCGAGCTCGCCCTGCGCTACTTCACCACCCACGGTCCCGCGAGCGTGCGCGACCTGGCCTGGTGGTCGAAGCTGCCGATGGGGCGCATCCGTGAGGCGCTGCCGCAGGTGGAGGATCAGCTCGAGAGCGGTTGGGCCGATGCCGCCGGTGCACTCCATGCCGATGCCGCTGCGGCGAGGGGCGGCGACGGGGAGCAGCTGTGGTTCCGGCCGGGTCTCGCCGATGAGTACGCCGAGCGCCAGAAGGAGACCATGGCCGAGCTGCTGCTGCCCGGGTTCGACGAACTGGTGCTGGGCTACCGCGACCGTCTGTTCCTGATGGACCCCGAGCGCCACCAGGCCCTGGTGCCGGGCAACAACGGGGTGTTCAAGCGGGCCGCGATCCGTCGTGGCGAGGTGGTGGGCACCTGGGGTCGCAGTGGTGGCGCAGGGAAGCGGAAGCTGGCGCTGCAGGAGCTCGCGGACGTGAGCGATGCCCAGCGGCGCCGCTTCGAGAAGCTGTTCCGGGCCTTCCCCTACACGGTGGTCTGA
- the gluQRS gene encoding tRNA glutamyl-Q(34) synthetase GluQRS, whose protein sequence is MTPHPAGAGRYAPASSGDLHLGNLRTAILAWALARRTHRRFHLRVEDLDRVKEGSEARQLEDLAALGIDWDGEVVRQSERGEAHEAAIEQLEAAGGVYECYCTRREILDAPSAPHSPPGAYPGTCRDLTDDEREAGREKMRELRREPALRLRAEVDEWAVTDLWAGQVTAAVDDLVLRRGDGVVAYNLAVVVDDAAAGVDQVTRADDLLTSAPRQAYLAHLLGLPEPTYAHVPLAVNRDGARLAKRDGAVTLRDRLARGESAADVVERIGDSLGLPGCRTAADVLERWAPQSLPREPWVVDLKD, encoded by the coding sequence ATGACCCCCCATCCCGCGGGTGCCGGCCGCTACGCCCCCGCCTCCTCCGGTGACCTGCACCTGGGGAACCTGCGCACCGCGATCCTGGCCTGGGCCCTGGCCCGCCGCACGCACCGTCGCTTCCACCTGCGCGTGGAGGACCTGGACCGGGTGAAGGAGGGTTCCGAGGCACGCCAGCTGGAGGACCTCGCGGCCCTCGGCATCGACTGGGACGGCGAGGTGGTGCGGCAGTCCGAGCGCGGTGAGGCGCACGAAGCGGCGATCGAGCAGCTCGAGGCCGCCGGTGGCGTGTACGAGTGCTACTGCACGCGTCGCGAGATCCTCGATGCCCCCAGTGCCCCGCACTCCCCTCCCGGGGCTTACCCCGGCACCTGCCGCGACCTCACGGACGACGAGCGGGAGGCGGGCCGGGAGAAGATGCGCGAGCTGCGACGCGAACCGGCGCTCCGCCTGCGTGCCGAAGTGGATGAGTGGGCCGTCACCGACCTGTGGGCCGGACAGGTCACTGCGGCGGTGGACGATCTGGTGTTGCGCCGCGGCGACGGGGTGGTGGCGTACAACCTCGCCGTGGTGGTGGATGATGCCGCAGCCGGGGTGGACCAGGTGACCCGCGCCGATGACCTGCTCACCTCCGCCCCCCGCCAGGCCTACCTCGCGCACCTGCTGGGGCTGCCCGAGCCCACCTACGCGCACGTGCCTCTCGCGGTGAACAGGGACGGGGCCCGCCTGGCCAAGCGGGACGGCGCGGTGACACTGCGCGACCGCCTGGCGCGGGGCGAGAGCGCGGCCGACGTGGTGGAGCGGATCGGTGACTCACTGGGCCTTCCCGGCTGCCGCACCGCCGCGGACGTGCTGGAGCGATGGGCCCCGCAGAGCCTGCCCCGTGAGCCGTGGGTGGTGGACCTGAAGGACTGA
- a CDS encoding peptidylprolyl isomerase — translation MFATLHTNHGDIRLELFPDHAPKTVENFVGLAEGTREFSDPESGQKVTRPFYDGVIFHRVISGFMIQGGDPLGTGTGGPGYNFDDEISEKNFNEPYVLAMANAGKRMNAITGRPSGTNGSQFFITVGPTPHLQGKHTVFGVVADEDSKKVVDEIGATKTDMRDRPLEDVVIQSVSIER, via the coding sequence ATGTTCGCAACTCTGCACACCAACCATGGGGACATCCGCCTGGAGCTGTTCCCCGACCACGCCCCCAAGACCGTCGAGAACTTCGTGGGCCTCGCCGAGGGCACCCGCGAGTTCTCCGACCCCGAGAGCGGCCAGAAGGTCACCCGCCCCTTCTACGACGGCGTGATCTTCCACCGCGTGATCTCCGGCTTCATGATCCAGGGCGGTGACCCCCTGGGCACCGGCACCGGCGGTCCCGGCTACAACTTCGACGACGAGATCTCCGAGAAGAACTTCAACGAGCCCTACGTGCTCGCGATGGCCAACGCCGGCAAGCGCATGAACGCCATCACCGGCCGCCCCTCCGGCACCAACGGCTCCCAGTTCTTCATCACCGTGGGCCCCACCCCGCACCTGCAGGGCAAGCACACCGTGTTCGGTGTCGTGGCCGATGAGGACTCCAAGAAGGTCGTCGACGAGATCGGCGCCACCAAGACCGACATGCGCGACCGTCCCCTCGAGGACGTCGTCATCCAGTCGGTCAGCATCGAGCGCTGA
- a CDS encoding YhgE/Pip domain-containing protein, with protein MMRILRFFLAVLTMAARGLTTALRSAARALGDGISTVVHAVGRGVSAIAHAVGRGTSATARGAAALLPREWKKPIAAVFVLGLALVPVIYSGNMTWSFRDPAHSLDQITAAVVNQDQQASFTPAGGEPTTIDVGAEFTESLLEIDEETVFHFVEVSPAQARRGLEDGTYGATVEIPSDFSSNIAALGSDPEQAAQAAPAMLTVTTNDAVNYVGGNFTKSVGQALTDSLRSTVLEQYLDGIYVGFTSIHSGIADAADGATDLADGAAQLSDGTGDLVNGAGELVDGTGQLSSGADDLAAGTSTLHEGALDLVVGLDQLSDGAVTLRDGTASLSAGADQLSGGLATLDRAGQPLRSGAQQLADGTDQLAEGASSLADGADQVADGTRQLDDTVRAAQDRAEELGVTTESVQATSDDLIAAIDALQGAAEARSNGLDQPVGADAGALSSAATALDADATAVDADAQALASETADRSTDATTLKEGAASIGEDASALDTAVQDAKTATATAADSAAASSSGTRSYTESVDDLATTYCSNPEAPAEPSADPATDPAGTPAAEPSAASNVPALCAELERITGTSQQVRDDAASASADATAADDAASTASQKSTSIAETASGMTEAADRTSTYLDGLVGTTSAIADATAGIAGSTGTLAADASSLDSSLASALEPPSPGDGQSSPTARDLAAELTGQARAAAEAMPGTLATLQRGAQDVHRLDAGAQQVASGADRLATASGTARDGANELAGGVGRYTDGVSTARSGADDLASGARELYSGADRLADGVRTAQDGAQQLADGSGRLASGAAELADGAGAVDDGARELSQGAETLNEGAGELADGSADLRDGLEDAKDEVPSYTDEQSSAIAATASDPVQMDFVRDHELTRFGEGLAPLFLAISLWVGAMAIFLMMPPFSMEAAAAGAGPVRLLAGGLLPALALGLVQSAIAVAVLHGPVDITVTDLPLMLGMAALTSAVFVALNHGFGALFGPVGKFVALVLVALQISAAGGTYPTPTLPGFFRAIHPYLPMTHAVDAFRGAISGSWIDPAGDLTWLGGWLAIGVSLGLAGAVVQRRRTMVVEDRVPVTDAPAT; from the coding sequence ATGATGCGAATCCTGCGCTTCTTCCTGGCCGTGCTGACAATGGCGGCACGTGGCCTGACCACGGCGCTCCGTTCGGCGGCCCGTGCTCTCGGCGACGGCATCAGCACCGTTGTCCATGCCGTCGGCCGAGGCGTCTCCGCCATTGCCCACGCCGTCGGCCGAGGCACCTCCGCCACAGCGCGCGGCGCAGCAGCCCTGCTGCCCCGGGAGTGGAAGAAGCCGATCGCAGCTGTGTTCGTGCTGGGTCTGGCGCTGGTGCCGGTGATCTACTCCGGCAACATGACATGGTCCTTCCGGGACCCCGCCCACAGTCTCGACCAGATCACCGCAGCCGTGGTGAACCAGGACCAGCAGGCGTCGTTCACCCCTGCCGGAGGTGAGCCCACCACCATCGACGTGGGGGCCGAGTTCACCGAGTCCCTGCTCGAGATCGACGAGGAGACCGTCTTCCACTTCGTGGAGGTCTCTCCGGCCCAGGCCCGTCGCGGCCTGGAGGACGGCACCTACGGCGCCACGGTGGAGATCCCCTCCGACTTCTCCTCGAACATCGCCGCCCTGGGCAGTGACCCGGAGCAAGCCGCCCAGGCTGCTCCGGCCATGCTCACCGTCACCACCAACGACGCCGTGAACTACGTCGGCGGCAACTTCACCAAGTCCGTCGGTCAGGCCCTGACCGACTCCTTGCGCTCCACCGTGCTGGAGCAGTACCTGGACGGCATCTACGTGGGCTTCACCTCCATCCACAGCGGGATCGCCGACGCCGCTGACGGCGCCACCGACCTGGCTGACGGTGCCGCGCAGCTCTCCGACGGCACCGGCGATCTGGTCAACGGCGCGGGAGAGCTGGTGGACGGCACCGGGCAGCTCTCCTCCGGCGCGGACGACCTCGCCGCCGGGACCTCAACCCTTCACGAGGGCGCCCTCGACCTAGTGGTAGGGCTGGATCAGCTCAGCGACGGTGCGGTCACCCTCCGTGACGGCACCGCCTCACTCAGCGCGGGCGCGGACCAGCTCAGCGGTGGCCTGGCGACCCTGGACCGCGCGGGCCAGCCGCTGCGCTCCGGGGCCCAGCAGCTCGCCGATGGCACGGACCAGCTCGCCGAGGGTGCCTCTTCCCTCGCCGACGGCGCTGATCAGGTCGCGGACGGCACCCGGCAGCTGGATGACACCGTCCGCGCGGCACAGGACAGGGCCGAGGAGCTCGGAGTCACCACCGAGAGCGTGCAGGCCACCAGCGACGACCTGATCGCCGCGATCGACGCCCTCCAGGGCGCAGCGGAGGCCCGATCCAATGGCCTGGACCAGCCTGTGGGGGCCGACGCCGGCGCCCTCTCCTCCGCGGCGACCGCTCTGGACGCGGATGCCACCGCGGTGGACGCGGACGCGCAGGCCCTCGCCTCGGAGACAGCGGACAGGTCCACTGACGCGACCACCCTCAAGGAGGGTGCCGCGAGCATCGGGGAGGACGCCTCTGCCCTCGATACCGCCGTCCAGGATGCCAAGACCGCCACCGCGACCGCCGCCGACAGTGCTGCGGCGTCGTCATCGGGCACCCGCTCGTACACCGAATCGGTGGACGACCTGGCCACCACGTACTGCAGCAACCCGGAAGCACCCGCCGAGCCCTCCGCCGATCCGGCCACCGACCCGGCGGGCACCCCCGCAGCGGAGCCGTCCGCTGCCTCGAACGTCCCGGCACTGTGCGCGGAGCTGGAGCGCATCACGGGCACCTCGCAGCAGGTGCGGGACGATGCCGCGAGCGCTTCTGCCGATGCGACCGCCGCCGATGACGCCGCGTCCACCGCCTCCCAGAAGTCCACCTCGATCGCCGAGACCGCCTCGGGCATGACGGAAGCAGCGGACCGCACCTCCACCTACCTGGACGGCCTGGTGGGCACCACGTCCGCCATCGCCGACGCCACCGCCGGTATCGCCGGCTCCACCGGGACCCTCGCCGCCGACGCCTCCTCCCTTGACTCCTCCCTGGCTTCCGCGCTCGAGCCCCCCTCGCCCGGCGACGGGCAGAGCAGCCCCACAGCGCGCGACCTGGCCGCGGAACTCACAGGGCAGGCCCGCGCGGCGGCCGAGGCGATGCCGGGCACCTTGGCCACCCTCCAGCGCGGTGCGCAGGATGTGCACCGCCTCGACGCCGGTGCCCAGCAGGTCGCCAGCGGTGCGGATCGTCTGGCCACCGCCTCCGGCACCGCTCGCGACGGCGCCAACGAGCTGGCCGGCGGCGTCGGCCGGTACACCGACGGGGTGAGCACCGCCCGCTCCGGCGCCGACGATCTGGCCTCGGGTGCGCGCGAACTCTATTCGGGTGCGGACCGCCTGGCCGACGGGGTCCGCACCGCTCAGGACGGCGCCCAGCAGCTGGCCGACGGCTCCGGTCGACTCGCTTCCGGCGCCGCCGAGCTCGCCGACGGCGCCGGCGCCGTGGACGACGGGGCTCGGGAGCTGTCCCAGGGAGCAGAGACCCTCAACGAAGGCGCCGGGGAGCTGGCCGACGGTTCCGCTGACCTGCGAGACGGCCTCGAGGACGCCAAGGACGAAGTGCCTTCGTACACCGACGAGCAGAGCTCCGCGATCGCCGCCACCGCTTCTGACCCGGTGCAGATGGACTTCGTCCGCGACCATGAGCTGACCCGCTTCGGTGAGGGCCTCGCCCCGCTGTTCCTCGCGATCAGCCTGTGGGTCGGTGCCATGGCGATCTTCCTGATGATGCCGCCGTTCTCCATGGAGGCAGCCGCCGCTGGAGCTGGCCCGGTGCGGCTGCTGGCAGGCGGTCTGCTCCCGGCCCTCGCCCTGGGCCTGGTGCAGTCCGCGATCGCGGTGGCGGTGCTGCACGGACCGGTGGACATCACCGTCACGGACCTGCCGCTGATGCTGGGCATGGCGGCACTGACCAGTGCGGTGTTCGTGGCGCTGAACCACGGCTTCGGGGCCCTGTTCGGGCCGGTCGGGAAGTTCGTGGCGCTGGTGCTCGTGGCCCTCCAGATCTCCGCAGCCGGCGGCACCTACCCCACCCCGACGTTGCCGGGCTTCTTCCGCGCCATCCACCCGTACCTGCCGATGACCCATGCCGTGGACGCCTTCCGCGGGGCGATCAGCGGGAGCTGGATCGACCCCGCGGGGGATCTGACCTGGCTGGGCGGATGGCTGGCGATCGGGGTGTCGCTGGGCCTGGCGGGCGCCGTGGTGCAGCGCCGCCGGACCATGGTGGTGGAGGACCGCGTCCCGGTCACGGACGCCCCAGCGACCTGA
- a CDS encoding Hsp20/alpha crystallin family protein has product MARSFTPFQEVDRFFSDLTRTPASVGMPMDLYRDGDRFVAEIDLPGVDPASVDVDVEDRTLTVRAERKPASASDADRAWLTRERPTGTFARQLTLGSRVSLDRIQAEYSDGVLRLTIPMAEEAKPRKINVAHSERSTAVGSGSGTSTDENRTIEGDVQA; this is encoded by the coding sequence ATGGCTCGCAGCTTCACCCCGTTCCAGGAAGTGGACCGCTTCTTCTCCGACCTCACCCGCACGCCCGCCTCGGTGGGCATGCCGATGGATCTGTACCGCGACGGCGACCGCTTCGTGGCCGAGATCGACCTGCCCGGCGTGGACCCGGCCAGCGTCGACGTGGACGTCGAGGACCGCACCCTCACCGTCCGTGCCGAGCGCAAGCCGGCCTCCGCGAGCGACGCCGACCGTGCATGGCTCACCCGTGAGCGTCCCACCGGCACCTTCGCCCGCCAGCTCACCCTGGGCAGCCGGGTGTCCTTGGACCGGATCCAGGCCGAGTACTCCGACGGCGTCCTGCGCCTGACCATCCCGATGGCCGAGGAGGCCAAGCCGCGCAAGATCAACGTGGCCCACTCCGAGCGCTCCACCGCCGTCGGCTCCGGATCCGGGACCTCGACCGACGAGAACCGCACCATCGAGGGCGACGTCCAGGCCTGA
- a CDS encoding GNAT family protein produces the protein MSPTTPPPASGTREIDTAVVDTAPSDTAPSDTAVVDTALVDAYPPFGLRISAGDLTLRPLRDADLPAYTALLRRPVFADMSSDQVFPWYDMDPEQRVSSAVQFQWHLRSKVRPEGWAISFGIFLGEQLIGMQDLIASHFAVRGVVSSGSWLTLDQQGKGHGKLMRQAVLVLAFDHLSARRAETSAVVSNGPSCGVSRACGYREDGLEVIEENGRAKTVQRFSLTPEQFRRPRVEVGVEGLTDALRARLGAQG, from the coding sequence GTGAGCCCCACCACCCCTCCGCCAGCCTCCGGCACCCGTGAGATCGACACCGCTGTGGTCGACACCGCTCCGAGCGACACCGCTCCGAGCGACACCGCTGTGGTCGACACCGCCCTGGTGGACGCCTACCCGCCCTTCGGGCTGCGCATCAGCGCCGGGGACCTCACCCTGCGCCCCCTACGGGATGCGGACCTGCCCGCCTACACCGCGCTGCTGCGCCGGCCCGTCTTCGCCGACATGAGCTCGGACCAGGTGTTCCCCTGGTACGACATGGATCCCGAGCAGCGAGTGTCGAGTGCCGTGCAGTTCCAGTGGCACCTGCGCTCGAAGGTGCGCCCCGAGGGCTGGGCGATCTCCTTCGGGATCTTCCTGGGCGAGCAGCTGATCGGTATGCAGGACCTGATCGCCTCCCACTTCGCCGTGCGCGGCGTGGTGAGCTCCGGCTCCTGGCTCACCCTGGACCAGCAGGGCAAGGGCCACGGGAAGCTCATGCGCCAGGCCGTGCTGGTGCTGGCCTTCGACCACCTGAGCGCCCGCCGCGCCGAGACCAGCGCCGTCGTGAGCAACGGACCGTCCTGCGGTGTCTCCCGCGCCTGCGGATACCGCGAGGACGGCCTCGAGGTGATCGAGGAGAACGGCCGCGCCAAGACCGTGCAGCGCTTCAGCCTCACCCCCGAGCAAT